In Cicer arietinum cultivar CDC Frontier isolate Library 1 chromosome 7, Cicar.CDCFrontier_v2.0, whole genome shotgun sequence, a single window of DNA contains:
- the LOC101498669 gene encoding uncharacterized protein isoform X3, with translation MDSFQQPHGYIRPPPPPPPPHTPDPHQHHQFHQMPPPPPPQGPWFTPQFQYQSPPPPQQWPPPPAPPPPSNPYSYHPNQFPPPPPPPPHARPPHPPPPQFQPLSHIPQPYPPQEWNNNQAWPHNQAYPVAQTNEEDWAAKARAWADAKTAMENQHPQPQYSPAGRLQEQTHYHDPYQQSVDSRYNDVQNHSHPSSGYQQFSFTDASMQRISGHSQEAASVSSEPTYSSDGHQYSARDGASIRDATVSFEQASLPTNPSVHPQEVPSSYSSVAGREAADQVQQSYAMLPLSSSSSQEQYHVQPSMHPPPFASHSHSVDSSINLADQPLDFTPRFSRDSDLQMQSAYNHHNSGSSMSNWGAPVAHGTGYPPIPPVPSGPQHNPSITAPGHVAAPYGRFPGPGLPPTIPPNGASFSLSTASTIHPTAAFSADAYGVSGVPERPKKASVPNWLREEIKKTVIAAPSVDHPKVEETLVDDDIDKSYAKGGDETDNKSIDSSRSAEEEEDEEVEVARTAAINQEIKKILTEVLLKVTDELFDEIATKVLSEDDLTAEVDHNVATSNHLVSTSPLAALVPKATAKVLVPVKAKEIEKDGANEKSNSSSPGDVLGLGNYGSDGDDEIESSTVHAPAKDAAYMVNNPVKTNSLSSRNSNGAAIDPLLDGKMTKEFDHSHSSKVVSKDARDNGLDASERSNDRFNGFSSRETSRVPTSELPGKNGVEKATDDLDKESRRKSEKNDRHDRSSSEKDFKEVKSSHKTRAYEKGDESNRRKDERNQKNEQTDDIGESKERVKEHNVRHGEKAKESESRKRSSHVDVKDDRKGAEKHHRGSTIESTSRKKEHTKEKGEHKSRPKEASDHDRHKRRRSSSVSSRGRTSKDRVVNHAGDSSGEGSDGSKRKLRSRKRDLSPSPVRSKRRRRRSRSRSPVRRHR, from the exons ATGGATTCTTTCCAACAACCTCACGGTTACATAAGACCACCGCCACCACCTCCTCCGCCACACACGCCGGATCCCCACCAACACCATCAATTTCACCAGATGCCTCCTCCTCCCCCTCCTCAAGGACCTTGGTTCACCCCTCAATTCCAGTATCAGTCTCCTCCCCCTCCCCAACAGTGGCCACCACCACCGGCGCCTCCTCCTCCGTCAAACCCTTATTCATATCATCCCAATCAGTTCCCTCCGCCTCCTCCCCCTCCTCCTCATGCTCGTCCGCCTCATCCTCCACCTCCTCAGTTCCAGCCTCTCTCTCACATTCCTCAGCCTTATCCTCCTCAG GAATGGAACAATAACCAAGCCTGGCCTCACAACCAAGCTTATCCAG TAGCCCAGACGAATGAAGAAGATTGGGCTGCGAAGGCCAGAGCGTGGGCCGATGCTAAGACTGCAATGGAAAATCAGCATCCACAACCACAATATTCACCTGCTGGAAGATTGCAAGAGCAAACCCATTATCATGATCCGTATCAGCAATCTGTAGACTCACGTTATAATGATGTTCAAAACCATTCTCATCCATCATCAGGCTATCAACAATTTTCCTTCACAGATGCATCTATGCAGCGAATTTCAGGTCATTCCCAGGAGGCTGCATCTGTCAGTTCGGAGCCAACTTATTCTTCAGATGGACATCAATACAGTGCTAGAGATGGGGCCAGTATCAGAGATGCAACTGTTTCGTTTGAACAAGCTAGCCTGCCTACAAATCCATCAGTTCATCCGCAGGAGGTACCTTCTAGTTATAGTTCTGTTGCag GTAGAGAGGCTGCTGATCAGGTTCAACAATCATATGCAATGTTGCCTTTGTCAAGTTCCTCATCCCAAGAACAATACCATGTGCAACCATCAATGCATCCACCACCCTTTGCATCTCACAGCCATTCTGTTGACTCATCTATCAATCTTGCCGATCAACCTTTAGATTTTACACCTAGGTTTAGTCGTGATAGTGACCTGCAAATGCAATCAGCTTATAATCATCATAATTCTGGTTCTTCAATGAGTAACTGGGGTGCTCCAGTGGCACATGGTACCGGTTATCCACCGATACCTCCAGTTCCCTCAGGGCCACag CACAATCCTTCTATCACTGCTCCTGGTCATGTGGCAGCACCATATGGAAGGTTTCCGGGACCTGGTCTCCCTCCAACAATTCCACCAAATGGTGCATCCTTTTCCCTAAGCACAGCATCTACAATTCATCCTACTGCAGCTTTCTCTGCTGATGCATATGGTGTTTCTGGTGTTCCTGAACGTCCTAAGAAG GCATCGGTCCCTAACTGGCTTAGAGAGGAAATAAAGAAAACAGTCATTGCTGCTCCTTCTGTAGATCATCCGAAAGTGGAAGAAACACTTGTGGATGATGACATTGATAAGTCCTATGCAAAGGGTGGTGATGAGACAGATAATAAAAGTATTGATTCGTCTAGATCAGCTGAGGAGGAAGAGGATGAAGAG GTTGAAGTAGCTAGAACTGCAGCAATCAaccaagaaataaaaaaaattcttactGAAGTTCTTTTGAAG GTTACTGATGAATTGTTTGATGAAATTGCGACCAAAGTTCTTAGTGAAGATGATCTGACTGCTGAAG TGGATCATAATGTTGCCACTTCAAACCATTTAGTATCAACCTCTCCACTCGCTGCTCTGGTTCCTAAAGCAACTGCTAAGGTTTTAGTTCCAGTTAAAGCAAAGGAAATAGAGAAAGATGGTGCCAATGAAAAATCTAATTCCAGCTCCCCTGGAGATGTTTTAGGTCTTGGAAATTATGGTTCTGATGGTGATGATGAAATTGAGAGTTCCACTGTGCATGCTCCTGCCAAAGATGCTGCGTATATGGTGAATAATCCAGTCAAAACCAACTCGTTGTCATCCAGAAATAGCAATGGTGCTGCTATTGATCCATTACTTGATGGAAAGATGACCAAAGAATTTGATCATTCACATTCTTCCAAGGTGGTTTCTAAAGACGCTAGAGATAATGGGCTTGATGCAAGTGAAAGAAGCAACGATAGATTTAATGGTTTTAGCTCGAGAGAGACGTCAAGGGTGCCAACATCTGAATTGCCTGGAAAGAATGGTGTAGAGAAAGCAACAGATGATCTAGATAAGGAAAGCAGaagaaaatcagaaaaaaatGATCGCCATGACAGGAGTTCTTCTGAGAAGGATTTTAAGGAGGTAAAAAGTAGTCATAAGACCAGGGCATATGAAAAAGGTGATGAGAGCAATAGAAGAAAGGATGAAAGAAATCAGAAAAATGAACAAACAGATGACATTGGTGAGTCAAAAGAAAGAGTGAAAGAGCACAATGTAAGGCACGGGGAGAAGGCAAAGGAATCAGAATCAAGGAAAAGGTCCTCCCATGTTGATGTCAAGGATGATCGGAAGGGAGCAGAAAAACATCATAGAGGTAGTACCATTGAAAGTACTAGCCGGAAAAAGGAACATACAAAGGAAAAGGGGGAGCACAAATCAAGGCCAAAAGAAGCTAGTGACCATGACAGGCACAAAAGAAGACGTTCATCGTCAGTAAGCAGTAGAGGTAGAACCAGCAAGGATCGTGTAGTTAATCATGCCGGTGATTCAAGTGGTGAAGGCTCGGATGGCTCAAAAAG GAAGCTGCGTTCAAGAAAACGCGACTTGTCACCATCTCCGGTCAGGTCTAAAAGAAG GAGAAGGAGGTCAAGATCTAGATCACCTGTTCGGCGGCATAGGTGA
- the LOC101498669 gene encoding uncharacterized protein isoform X1 has product MDSFQQPHGYIRPPPPPPPPHTPDPHQHHQFHQMPPPPPPQGPWFTPQFQYQSPPPPQQWPPPPAPPPPSNPYSYHPNQFPPPPPPPPHARPPHPPPPQFQPLSHIPQPYPPQEWNNNQAWPHNQAYPAQTNEEDWAAKARAWADAKTAMENQHPQPQYSPAGRLQEQTHYHDPYQQSVDSRYNDVQNHSHPSSGYQQFSFTDASMQRISGHSQEAASVSSEPTYSSDGHQYSARDGASIRDATVSFEQASLPTNPSVHPQEVPSSYSSVAGREAADQVQQSYAMLPLSSSSSQEQYHVQPSMHPPPFASHSHSVDSSINLADQPLDFTPRFSRDSDLQMQSAYNHHNSGSSMSNWGAPVAHGTGYPPIPPVPSGPQHNPSITAPGHVAAPYGRFPGPGLPPTIPPNGASFSLSTASTIHPTAAFSADAYGVSGVPERPKKASVPNWLREEIKKTVIAAPSVDHPKVEETLVDDDIDKSYAKGGDETDNKSIDSSRSAEEEEDEEVEVARTAAINQEIKKILTEVLLKVTDELFDEIATKVLSEDDLTAEVDHNVATSNHLVSTSPLAALVPKATAKVLVPVKAKEIEKDGANEKSNSSSPGDVLGLGNYGSDGDDEIESSTVHAPAKDAAYMVNNPVKTNSLSSRNSNGAAIDPLLDGKMTKEFDHSHSSKVVSKDARDNGLDASERSNDRFNGFSSRETSRVPTSELPGKNGVEKATDDLDKESRRKSEKNDRHDRSSSEKDFKEVKSSHKTRAYEKGDESNRRKDERNQKNEQTDDIGESKERVKEHNVRHGEKAKESESRKRSSHVDVKDDRKGAEKHHRGSTIESTSRKKEHTKEKGEHKSRPKEASDHDRHKRRRSSSVSSRGRTSKDRVVNHAGDSSGEGSDGSKRKLRSRKRDLSPSPVRSKRRQVSRSPHSKRSQRRHSPYSSLDNSRFVAIKLLVFKIYIFETNFHHHIRISYSGEFVWVPIYITVVPCLFTVLPFICRRRRSRSRSPVRRHR; this is encoded by the exons ATGGATTCTTTCCAACAACCTCACGGTTACATAAGACCACCGCCACCACCTCCTCCGCCACACACGCCGGATCCCCACCAACACCATCAATTTCACCAGATGCCTCCTCCTCCCCCTCCTCAAGGACCTTGGTTCACCCCTCAATTCCAGTATCAGTCTCCTCCCCCTCCCCAACAGTGGCCACCACCACCGGCGCCTCCTCCTCCGTCAAACCCTTATTCATATCATCCCAATCAGTTCCCTCCGCCTCCTCCCCCTCCTCCTCATGCTCGTCCGCCTCATCCTCCACCTCCTCAGTTCCAGCCTCTCTCTCACATTCCTCAGCCTTATCCTCCTCAG GAATGGAACAATAACCAAGCCTGGCCTCACAACCAAGCTTATCCAG CCCAGACGAATGAAGAAGATTGGGCTGCGAAGGCCAGAGCGTGGGCCGATGCTAAGACTGCAATGGAAAATCAGCATCCACAACCACAATATTCACCTGCTGGAAGATTGCAAGAGCAAACCCATTATCATGATCCGTATCAGCAATCTGTAGACTCACGTTATAATGATGTTCAAAACCATTCTCATCCATCATCAGGCTATCAACAATTTTCCTTCACAGATGCATCTATGCAGCGAATTTCAGGTCATTCCCAGGAGGCTGCATCTGTCAGTTCGGAGCCAACTTATTCTTCAGATGGACATCAATACAGTGCTAGAGATGGGGCCAGTATCAGAGATGCAACTGTTTCGTTTGAACAAGCTAGCCTGCCTACAAATCCATCAGTTCATCCGCAGGAGGTACCTTCTAGTTATAGTTCTGTTGCag GTAGAGAGGCTGCTGATCAGGTTCAACAATCATATGCAATGTTGCCTTTGTCAAGTTCCTCATCCCAAGAACAATACCATGTGCAACCATCAATGCATCCACCACCCTTTGCATCTCACAGCCATTCTGTTGACTCATCTATCAATCTTGCCGATCAACCTTTAGATTTTACACCTAGGTTTAGTCGTGATAGTGACCTGCAAATGCAATCAGCTTATAATCATCATAATTCTGGTTCTTCAATGAGTAACTGGGGTGCTCCAGTGGCACATGGTACCGGTTATCCACCGATACCTCCAGTTCCCTCAGGGCCACag CACAATCCTTCTATCACTGCTCCTGGTCATGTGGCAGCACCATATGGAAGGTTTCCGGGACCTGGTCTCCCTCCAACAATTCCACCAAATGGTGCATCCTTTTCCCTAAGCACAGCATCTACAATTCATCCTACTGCAGCTTTCTCTGCTGATGCATATGGTGTTTCTGGTGTTCCTGAACGTCCTAAGAAG GCATCGGTCCCTAACTGGCTTAGAGAGGAAATAAAGAAAACAGTCATTGCTGCTCCTTCTGTAGATCATCCGAAAGTGGAAGAAACACTTGTGGATGATGACATTGATAAGTCCTATGCAAAGGGTGGTGATGAGACAGATAATAAAAGTATTGATTCGTCTAGATCAGCTGAGGAGGAAGAGGATGAAGAG GTTGAAGTAGCTAGAACTGCAGCAATCAaccaagaaataaaaaaaattcttactGAAGTTCTTTTGAAG GTTACTGATGAATTGTTTGATGAAATTGCGACCAAAGTTCTTAGTGAAGATGATCTGACTGCTGAAG TGGATCATAATGTTGCCACTTCAAACCATTTAGTATCAACCTCTCCACTCGCTGCTCTGGTTCCTAAAGCAACTGCTAAGGTTTTAGTTCCAGTTAAAGCAAAGGAAATAGAGAAAGATGGTGCCAATGAAAAATCTAATTCCAGCTCCCCTGGAGATGTTTTAGGTCTTGGAAATTATGGTTCTGATGGTGATGATGAAATTGAGAGTTCCACTGTGCATGCTCCTGCCAAAGATGCTGCGTATATGGTGAATAATCCAGTCAAAACCAACTCGTTGTCATCCAGAAATAGCAATGGTGCTGCTATTGATCCATTACTTGATGGAAAGATGACCAAAGAATTTGATCATTCACATTCTTCCAAGGTGGTTTCTAAAGACGCTAGAGATAATGGGCTTGATGCAAGTGAAAGAAGCAACGATAGATTTAATGGTTTTAGCTCGAGAGAGACGTCAAGGGTGCCAACATCTGAATTGCCTGGAAAGAATGGTGTAGAGAAAGCAACAGATGATCTAGATAAGGAAAGCAGaagaaaatcagaaaaaaatGATCGCCATGACAGGAGTTCTTCTGAGAAGGATTTTAAGGAGGTAAAAAGTAGTCATAAGACCAGGGCATATGAAAAAGGTGATGAGAGCAATAGAAGAAAGGATGAAAGAAATCAGAAAAATGAACAAACAGATGACATTGGTGAGTCAAAAGAAAGAGTGAAAGAGCACAATGTAAGGCACGGGGAGAAGGCAAAGGAATCAGAATCAAGGAAAAGGTCCTCCCATGTTGATGTCAAGGATGATCGGAAGGGAGCAGAAAAACATCATAGAGGTAGTACCATTGAAAGTACTAGCCGGAAAAAGGAACATACAAAGGAAAAGGGGGAGCACAAATCAAGGCCAAAAGAAGCTAGTGACCATGACAGGCACAAAAGAAGACGTTCATCGTCAGTAAGCAGTAGAGGTAGAACCAGCAAGGATCGTGTAGTTAATCATGCCGGTGATTCAAGTGGTGAAGGCTCGGATGGCTCAAAAAG GAAGCTGCGTTCAAGAAAACGCGACTTGTCACCATCTCCGGTCAGGTCTAAAAGAAG ACAAGTTTCGCGGTCTCCTCATAGCAAGCGTTCTCAGCGCAGGCATTCTCCCTATTCTTCTCTTGATAATTCCAGGTTTGTTGCCATTAAGTTATTAGTGTTtaagatttatatttttgagaCAAACTTCCATCATCATATAAGAATAAGCTACTCAGGTGAATTTGTATGGGTTCCTATTTACATTACAGTGGTGCCTTGTTTATTTACAGTGTTACCGTTTATATGCAGGAGAAGGAGGTCAAGATCTAGATCACCTGTTCGGCGGCATAGGTGA
- the LOC101498669 gene encoding uncharacterized protein isoform X2 has translation MDSFQQPHGYIRPPPPPPPPHTPDPHQHHQFHQMPPPPPPQGPWFTPQFQYQSPPPPQQWPPPPAPPPPSNPYSYHPNQFPPPPPPPPHARPPHPPPPQFQPLSHIPQPYPPQEWNNNQAWPHNQAYPVAQTNEEDWAAKARAWADAKTAMENQHPQPQYSPAGRLQEQTHYHDPYQQSVDSRYNDVQNHSHPSSGYQQFSFTDASMQRISGHSQEAASVSSEPTYSSDGHQYSARDGASIRDATVSFEQASLPTNPSVHPQEVPSSYSSVAGREAADQVQQSYAMLPLSSSSSQEQYHVQPSMHPPPFASHSHSVDSSINLADQPLDFTPRFSRDSDLQMQSAYNHHNSGSSMSNWGAPVAHGTGYPPIPPVPSGPQHNPSITAPGHVAAPYGRFPGPGLPPTIPPNGASFSLSTASTIHPTAAFSADAYGVSGVPERPKKASVPNWLREEIKKTVIAAPSVDHPKVEETLVDDDIDKSYAKGGDETDNKSIDSSRSAEEEEDEEVEVARTAAINQEIKKILTEVLLKVTDELFDEIATKVLSEDDLTAEVDHNVATSNHLVSTSPLAALVPKATAKVLVPVKAKEIEKDGANEKSNSSSPGDVLGLGNYGSDGDDEIESSTVHAPAKDAAYMVNNPVKTNSLSSRNSNGAAIDPLLDGKMTKEFDHSHSSKVVSKDARDNGLDASERSNDRFNGFSSRETSRVPTSELPGKNGVEKATDDLDKESRRKSEKNDRHDRSSSEKDFKEVKSSHKTRAYEKGDESNRRKDERNQKNEQTDDIGESKERVKEHNVRHGEKAKESESRKRSSHVDVKDDRKGAEKHHRGSTIESTSRKKEHTKEKGEHKSRPKEASDHDRHKRRRSSSVSSRGRTSKDRVVNHAGDSSGEGSDGSKRKLRSRKRDLSPSPVRSKRRQVSRSPHSKRSQRRHSPYSSLDNSRRRRSRSRSPVRRHR, from the exons ATGGATTCTTTCCAACAACCTCACGGTTACATAAGACCACCGCCACCACCTCCTCCGCCACACACGCCGGATCCCCACCAACACCATCAATTTCACCAGATGCCTCCTCCTCCCCCTCCTCAAGGACCTTGGTTCACCCCTCAATTCCAGTATCAGTCTCCTCCCCCTCCCCAACAGTGGCCACCACCACCGGCGCCTCCTCCTCCGTCAAACCCTTATTCATATCATCCCAATCAGTTCCCTCCGCCTCCTCCCCCTCCTCCTCATGCTCGTCCGCCTCATCCTCCACCTCCTCAGTTCCAGCCTCTCTCTCACATTCCTCAGCCTTATCCTCCTCAG GAATGGAACAATAACCAAGCCTGGCCTCACAACCAAGCTTATCCAG TAGCCCAGACGAATGAAGAAGATTGGGCTGCGAAGGCCAGAGCGTGGGCCGATGCTAAGACTGCAATGGAAAATCAGCATCCACAACCACAATATTCACCTGCTGGAAGATTGCAAGAGCAAACCCATTATCATGATCCGTATCAGCAATCTGTAGACTCACGTTATAATGATGTTCAAAACCATTCTCATCCATCATCAGGCTATCAACAATTTTCCTTCACAGATGCATCTATGCAGCGAATTTCAGGTCATTCCCAGGAGGCTGCATCTGTCAGTTCGGAGCCAACTTATTCTTCAGATGGACATCAATACAGTGCTAGAGATGGGGCCAGTATCAGAGATGCAACTGTTTCGTTTGAACAAGCTAGCCTGCCTACAAATCCATCAGTTCATCCGCAGGAGGTACCTTCTAGTTATAGTTCTGTTGCag GTAGAGAGGCTGCTGATCAGGTTCAACAATCATATGCAATGTTGCCTTTGTCAAGTTCCTCATCCCAAGAACAATACCATGTGCAACCATCAATGCATCCACCACCCTTTGCATCTCACAGCCATTCTGTTGACTCATCTATCAATCTTGCCGATCAACCTTTAGATTTTACACCTAGGTTTAGTCGTGATAGTGACCTGCAAATGCAATCAGCTTATAATCATCATAATTCTGGTTCTTCAATGAGTAACTGGGGTGCTCCAGTGGCACATGGTACCGGTTATCCACCGATACCTCCAGTTCCCTCAGGGCCACag CACAATCCTTCTATCACTGCTCCTGGTCATGTGGCAGCACCATATGGAAGGTTTCCGGGACCTGGTCTCCCTCCAACAATTCCACCAAATGGTGCATCCTTTTCCCTAAGCACAGCATCTACAATTCATCCTACTGCAGCTTTCTCTGCTGATGCATATGGTGTTTCTGGTGTTCCTGAACGTCCTAAGAAG GCATCGGTCCCTAACTGGCTTAGAGAGGAAATAAAGAAAACAGTCATTGCTGCTCCTTCTGTAGATCATCCGAAAGTGGAAGAAACACTTGTGGATGATGACATTGATAAGTCCTATGCAAAGGGTGGTGATGAGACAGATAATAAAAGTATTGATTCGTCTAGATCAGCTGAGGAGGAAGAGGATGAAGAG GTTGAAGTAGCTAGAACTGCAGCAATCAaccaagaaataaaaaaaattcttactGAAGTTCTTTTGAAG GTTACTGATGAATTGTTTGATGAAATTGCGACCAAAGTTCTTAGTGAAGATGATCTGACTGCTGAAG TGGATCATAATGTTGCCACTTCAAACCATTTAGTATCAACCTCTCCACTCGCTGCTCTGGTTCCTAAAGCAACTGCTAAGGTTTTAGTTCCAGTTAAAGCAAAGGAAATAGAGAAAGATGGTGCCAATGAAAAATCTAATTCCAGCTCCCCTGGAGATGTTTTAGGTCTTGGAAATTATGGTTCTGATGGTGATGATGAAATTGAGAGTTCCACTGTGCATGCTCCTGCCAAAGATGCTGCGTATATGGTGAATAATCCAGTCAAAACCAACTCGTTGTCATCCAGAAATAGCAATGGTGCTGCTATTGATCCATTACTTGATGGAAAGATGACCAAAGAATTTGATCATTCACATTCTTCCAAGGTGGTTTCTAAAGACGCTAGAGATAATGGGCTTGATGCAAGTGAAAGAAGCAACGATAGATTTAATGGTTTTAGCTCGAGAGAGACGTCAAGGGTGCCAACATCTGAATTGCCTGGAAAGAATGGTGTAGAGAAAGCAACAGATGATCTAGATAAGGAAAGCAGaagaaaatcagaaaaaaatGATCGCCATGACAGGAGTTCTTCTGAGAAGGATTTTAAGGAGGTAAAAAGTAGTCATAAGACCAGGGCATATGAAAAAGGTGATGAGAGCAATAGAAGAAAGGATGAAAGAAATCAGAAAAATGAACAAACAGATGACATTGGTGAGTCAAAAGAAAGAGTGAAAGAGCACAATGTAAGGCACGGGGAGAAGGCAAAGGAATCAGAATCAAGGAAAAGGTCCTCCCATGTTGATGTCAAGGATGATCGGAAGGGAGCAGAAAAACATCATAGAGGTAGTACCATTGAAAGTACTAGCCGGAAAAAGGAACATACAAAGGAAAAGGGGGAGCACAAATCAAGGCCAAAAGAAGCTAGTGACCATGACAGGCACAAAAGAAGACGTTCATCGTCAGTAAGCAGTAGAGGTAGAACCAGCAAGGATCGTGTAGTTAATCATGCCGGTGATTCAAGTGGTGAAGGCTCGGATGGCTCAAAAAG GAAGCTGCGTTCAAGAAAACGCGACTTGTCACCATCTCCGGTCAGGTCTAAAAGAAG ACAAGTTTCGCGGTCTCCTCATAGCAAGCGTTCTCAGCGCAGGCATTCTCCCTATTCTTCTCTTGATAATTCCAG GAGAAGGAGGTCAAGATCTAGATCACCTGTTCGGCGGCATAGGTGA